In Mytilus trossulus isolate FHL-02 chromosome 10, PNRI_Mtr1.1.1.hap1, whole genome shotgun sequence, the DNA window TTTGCGGTGGTTTAAAGGAAGATGTGACTTTTATTCCAAATAAGGCCTAAATGTGCTATACCGGTAGATGCCCGCGATGAAGAAGGTCACCGCTATTATCAGTACcacaaattatagaaaaaggATTTTTGGTAATTACTGTAGTTTACTGTCTATGGCTAGCACAGCTTATAAAGTGAAAGATAAAATGACCAGATACAAAGGTGATTTAAATCGTCACAAAAAAAGATGTATTAACGATATCGCTGACataaaaattatctgaaaatcTAAACCGATcacttttttttgttactttaattttatttttgttttttttttataaaaagcggctttcttgtttgtttaaaaacttaCTAGTTGGTTTAATGAATAGGTTAAACAGGTACCATGCACATatacccccccccttttttttttacagagaacattatttttattctgatgTCTGTATGAAGGTATATGAATTTATCATCTAAGATGTTTTTTTGGTTGAACATTATGGAATGTTTATAGACATGCTTCCGTTAACTTGTACTTGCTGAAGACAATCAGTGGTCGAAAATGTACTGCATTGTTTTCCATTAGCACAAAATGTACCATAGATTTCGAAACAAAATAAATCCGCCATAGGTaaggaaattacaaaacttgccATAAATTAGGTTGTAAACAATTGGCCATAGATTTGAGAttgcatgacgtcacatttaccAAAGATTatgaatctgccatagatttttAACCCACCATAGATTTAAGTCCTACAAATATATGACCGtgacaaaaagcaacaaaaatCATGTAATTTCAATCATACAACGATATGTATCGCCAAGACATAATCATAGAAGCGTCATCAAACCGAAACGAGAAAGTTTATACAGATAAACACATAAAGTATCGAAAATTATTGAACGAATGACCCAAAAAAAGAGAATTCACTCATGTGAACAGTTTTgattatatacataataattgattccGTGCCCTACAgttgatcatataaaaaagataaagcttaccaaagttaaattatgtatgctttagtttcattttgttattattaccTTTGTATGACgtaacatattttacatttctttgTATAATCAATTTACTGcatacaaagtttttttttctatttgaaacaTATGAGATCAATTTGAATGCATTTTAAGTTACCAATTGCATAATTTGTTTAAACAgctgtgttttatcatatcaatTTTTCTTTGAAAGTGTTCATTATATTAAGAGCGATATCGGTATCAAAATGTTAGTTAGGTTTGTTCATTGAACATAAATATTGCGATATCACACATTGTTAAAATGATATACTTTTCACTTTGGGTTTATATATGGCAATATGAATGCTAAATATGCAGATCGATGTAATTATTAATATTGCATCGTTCGTAAAACACCAGTcaccaaatacatgtataaccttAAAGCCGTTGTAAACGGATCATTTTgttgataaaattatttctcTTTCGATACATaataatgtattgtatttttctCCTTTCATTATAACATTGACAACTCATCTTAGTGAATTAGCTATATTAAGTTAACGCGTCTCATTTTTAGCGATTGTGTCCTATTCCTTAATGCGACATTTTGACTGAATGTTACTTTGCATGGTAGGTGATACCATAATTTGAAATGCCATTCGTGTCAATGCACACCTGGCTCGCTTTGGAGTTCTAACGACGTTcttggttttgatttttcttttggaATACCTCTCAGAGATGACTGATGATATGTTCTAATGGTCGTAACCACAATTGTATtatcaatttcagaaaaaaggactgaaatcaaaatatatttttatttgttttggtgcAACTCTGATATTGCACTTTGCATAGTCGTGATAGTTCTTATGACAATGCAGAAATATGACACATGTAATGTACATTTGCATTTACAAATCAAGTGCTGTCATGTTTGTTTTCGGTGCAATCAAAAAGGATTTCAATTttgatcataccacatctcctattctacatttatataaaacatgattCGTATCAGTAACATACAGAAAATATGTTCCAAAACTGTATTACTAACATATAGATGATATTTGTTTACTAGTATTTggctttttattttgatattaattctTTGTTCACTttgttcggtattttttttgcTTGCTTCTTATTTGAAGTTCAAATGACAGATTGTGAATATGTGAATATTTCACATAGCAAATCTTCGTGTTTCCTTTAAAAGTAAGTAGTTGTCCCATCTTTTAAAACGTGTAAACTACATAGGAACATAAATTGCTGACTACACAGCAAATAATTTATTCGACGTTGCAGGGGAACATTTTCATATCTAACAGTCGTAAATAAAGATGAAAGTATGCATGACATTGCTTACCAGCATTTCCATTTTTCATACTACACGTGTTAATGTTCTCCATTTAACTTGGCATGGTAAGATACTTTAgaataaatttatgtttatttgctGAAAGGTTTATCAGGGCCACGTATTTTGCCGACAAATAGCTTCTAAAGAGTCATAAACTGCAGCATTGTTGAAGATATGCTGTCTTTTTAAGTAGGTCAgggcaaaaatgaaaaaaatatcctgtTTTTGAAATTTGCACTTGTGTTGTTTGAGATATCGATTCATGTATACGTAAAGATAAATTTTGGACGTTGGACATGATCACTTAATTAAACATGAACTTattttcttgattgacaaaaaattgaaaacaacatgtttaataatttcatgcgtccGAAGCACTTTTCTGGGTtcaccttcatcaggaacgatcaaagccaaacatttgaaaatccaaagaTGTATAAGGACCGGAACCGTTGACGAGATTTATGTCAataataccaaaaataaatagccaacTCCATCTAAAGCAAGCTTTGACTGAGGGAGTTGAAATCCTAGTTactaaataatttcaaaatgaataaagggacaattttagtaaagattattaaatcatgtcagtaacgaagtactgactactgagctgatgataccctcagGAACTGATAGTCCACCAACAGAGGTATCGACCTAGGggtgtaaaaaacaaaacaaaaaaaacccacgttttataatttcatgtgtctgaagcgcttttctggatttaccttcatcagctGGAACGCtgaaagccaaacatttgaaatccaaagatgtATAAGTATCGATTATTTGTAACGTTAagacgatttaaaaaaaaaaatatcggttTCCCGTTGGAACCAATTGTACCAGTTTCTTGTTGAATTGTTCCTGTATTTTTTTAGGCTGCTTTTATACAGGAACTTAAAAAAACAGTTCAcaatatcttttgattttactttcaTCTAAAAAGATAATGTTCTTTCACTAGATAATTCGAAATTTGGTATTTTGTTGAACGCATCTTTCCCATCGTACTAAAGATAAAAGATACACacatacagttaagtctgcctcatatcttgacttacatttagaaataaataatgaGAGTTTGTTGCAAACAAAACTTTAGGACAAGAGAGATGATTTCAGCATCATAATTGTAaactttttgtttctttgtagcaacattccaacaGCTCCTGCATACTGAGTATATAACTCCCAATTGCTACGATATTCCCAGCGCGTGTATTTTCGATCAGGATTCctttgatagagggttgctttTGACAAGAAAGCttttaaatcaagagttccaaaatGGCGTAATTGAAATCATCCTTTGTAAATtgtacggacgccatcacgagttgttGACCGTTACGGAAATCTCCATTTCAtggatgatatcggatatgttcctcatgtcgtaactacaatcccgttctCTTTtaacgaatgtgacctacctgagatcatccccagtttttggtggtgttcgtgttgtttagtctttacctttttttatattgtgtcttgtgtactaatatttgtctgtttgtattgtacggcatggcgttgtcatttttcttttttcgatttacgagtttgaatgTGCCCCTGGTATTTTTGTTCATCTCTTAAACATCATACGAAGCTGACAACGCGatggcaaaaaaaatatgttacaagCATTCATAccataaaacacaacataaataactaaaaacaaCAACCTATATAACATTACTTGCAAATGATAGTTGctaaaataacattataatagTGATCAAGTCAAAATTGAACTGAAATATAGAAATGCAGATACAACCGACAAGGGCCGTATGTATAACCAAACCAGGATAAACACCTAAATTAGCTCACACTGATAACGGAAATGAGTACTattatgtttatgttattttcatGAACTTCATAAGCTACAGCTAGCAGATTATTCCAAATATGCTACTCTTGAGACAATAATTCGAATATCAATGTTTTTAGTTTAAGAACGAAAAACATGTTAGAGGGTTGCAGTTACATTTTGAGGTTTTCGTACAACTGCTGTAACACCTTTTATTTTaagagtaaatataaaatacaaaataagtaaTATATATCAGTTCTACATTGTAGAAGTCCGACTCCGCCATTTCATCTCAGCCAAATTCTTCAAAGATTGTCTAATTTGTAACTTAGCTAAAACGCTGGGATTATGCATTAGTTTATTTAGTTTTTCcctctttttattgtttaacttaATCTCCCGAATTATCGTATTAAACGCATTAGATACGTCTGTATAACTATCACTTGCAGATGtgtcaaaagacaaacaattgtATTCGGCACAAAATCGAGTCGCTTCCGTGTCAGATACCTGTTTCCGGTGAATAAGATCGCTTTTATTTCCAATCACGGCAATTACTTTTTCTTCTCCTTTTTTGGCTAATATCCACTCCGCTATTTCACGTAATTTATCAAAACTTGATTTGTCAACCATTGAATACACTAGAATAACACCATCTGCCCACATAAGATATTCGTCTTTCATGCAAGCACCGTCctgtgaaagaaaataaatttgaatgttactaaagtatttatataatgaaaaatcaatcgtaaattataacatgtatttgGTTTGATTACAATTGACATTGGCACTTTTCAATAAATCATTAAtctgaaatatgtttttttattgcagGTTGAATTTTTCGAATTTTAATTGCTGTTATTGAAATGAGTAAGTACCTGAACGTAGGATTTGTTTAGTGaattcataatatattttgcaaGATTAATTTAGTGTTTGGTACGCTTACAAGACGTCGATATACAAGTGGACTTCCCTGGAGGTCTCAATTTA includes these proteins:
- the LOC134687318 gene encoding ras-related and estrogen-regulated growth inhibitor-like protein isoform X4 yields the protein MPFHKDPKPATEEKIQKHSHKDFNILILGIQGVGKSALTVRYLTKRFIGDYETEHESLCSHVIMIDGKPLSIHILDTAWKDGACMKDEYLMWADGVILVYSMVDKSSFDKLREIAEWILAKKGEEKVIAVIGNKSDLIHRKQVSDTEATRFCAEYNCLSFDTSASDSYTDVSNAFNTIIREIKLNNKKREKLNKLMHNPSVLAKLQIRQSLKNLAEMKWRSRTSTM
- the LOC134687318 gene encoding ras-related and estrogen-regulated growth inhibitor-like protein isoform X1; the encoded protein is MPLPFHKDPKPATEEKIQKHSHKDVNILILGIQGVGKSALTVRYLTKRFIGDYETEHESLCSHVIMIDGKPLSIHILDTAWKDGACMKDEYLMWADGVILVYSMVDKSSFDKLREIAEWILAKKGEEKVIAVIGNKSDLIHRKQVSDTEATRFCAEYNCLSFDTSASDSYTDVSNAFNTIIREIKLNNKKREKLNKLMHNPSVLAKLQIRQSLKNLAEMKWRSRTSTM
- the LOC134687318 gene encoding ras-related and estrogen-regulated growth inhibitor-like protein isoform X3; the protein is MPFHKDPKPATEEKIQKHSHKDVNILILGIQGVGKSALTVRYLTKRFIGDYETEHESLCSHVIMIDGKPLSIHILDTAWKDGACMKDEYLMWADGVILVYSMVDKSSFDKLREIAEWILAKKGEEKVIAVIGNKSDLIHRKQVSDTEATRFCAEYNCLSFDTSASDSYTDVSNAFNTIIREIKLNNKKREKLNKLMHNPSVLAKLQIRQSLKNLAEMKWRSRTSTM